AATTTAGCTACTTCGAAGATTATCTTATTAGCCACTTCAGTATTCGATCTAAGATTATCCAAAACCATCTCTACAGAAACTTCTTGATGAGTTTGATGCCAGCAATCATAATCAGTAACCATTGACAATGAGGAGTAAGCTATTTCAGCTTCTTTAGCTAATCTTGCTTCTGTATGATTCGTCATTCCTATTATTGAACATCCCCAACTTCTATATAAATTAGATTCTGCCCTTGTAGAGAAAGCAGGACCTTCCATTGCTAGATAGGTACCGCCTCTATGCAATTGTCTACCAACAGGAATATTTTTTTCTCCTATTTCACTTAATATACGGGATAAATTTGTGCAGAAGGGATCCCCCATAGTTACGTGGGCTACAGCTCCCTCGTTAAAAAATGTTGCTGGTCTATTTTTTGTCCGGTCTATAAATTGATCTGGCACAACTATATCAAGCGGCCTTATCTGTTCTTGTAATGAACCAACTGCTGATGGAGCAATAATCCATCTTACTCCTATTGATCTTAGGGCCCAAATATTAGCTTTGTAAGGGATTTCAGTAGGATTTAATCTATGTGTTCTTCCATGCCTAGGAATGAATGCTATCTCTAAATTTCCAAGACTATATACTCTTATTGAATCAGAAGGTTTACCATAGGGAGTATTGATTTCTATTTCTCTTAAATAATCTATTTGCTCCATTGAATAAAATCCACTCCCACCAATTATCCCTAATCTTGATTTTTCAATCGGTAATAAATGTTCTTTATTCATCGTGATGTAAATGACTTTTAATCATCTAGTACTAATTGGAGGAGGACACACAAATGTTCTTTTAATTAAGAAATGGTTAATGTGTACGAAATTAATGCCAGAGATTCCTGTTTCAATTATATCTAGAGATTCTCATTTGGTTTATTCGGCGATGTTTCCATCGGTGCTTTCAAAATCAATTTCTTTAGAAGAGAGTTTGATTGATATAAAATCTTTAGCAAAAAATGCAGAAGTATCTTTTGTAGAAGAAGAAGTAAAGGATATTGATTTTAATTTAAAGGAAATTGTTTTAAGTAACAGACCCTCAATTAATTATTCGAAGTTGGTTCTTAATTATGGAAGCCAAACAATAATTCCAAGAGAATTTGAGTCACTAGTTAAAAAGCAAAATGCTTTTACAAT
This sequence is a window from Prochlorococcus marinus XMU1419. Protein-coding genes within it:
- the mtnP gene encoding S-methyl-5'-thioadenosine phosphorylase; this encodes MNKEHLLPIEKSRLGIIGGSGFYSMEQIDYLREIEINTPYGKPSDSIRVYSLGNLEIAFIPRHGRTHRLNPTEIPYKANIWALRSIGVRWIIAPSAVGSLQEQIRPLDIVVPDQFIDRTKNRPATFFNEGAVAHVTMGDPFCTNLSRILSEIGEKNIPVGRQLHRGGTYLAMEGPAFSTRAESNLYRSWGCSIIGMTNHTEARLAKEAEIAYSSLSMVTDYDCWHQTHQEVSVEMVLDNLRSNTEVANKIIFEVAKLIEKERPKSKSHFSLKDGLITKKENIPSSTDKKLRIFTDSY